The following are encoded in a window of Citrobacter freundii genomic DNA:
- the adiA gene encoding arginine decarboxylase, translating to MKVLIVESEFLHQDTWVGHAVERLADALSRQNVTVIKSTSFDDGYAILAANEAIDCLMFSYQMEQQDEHLNVRQLIGKLHERQQNVPVFLLGDREKATASLDRDLLELVDEFAWILEDTADFIAGRAVAAMTRYRQQLLPPLFSALMKYGDIHEYSWAAPGHQGGVGFTKTPAGRFYHDYYGENLFRSDMGIERASLGSLLDHTGAFGESEKYAARVFGADRSWSVVVGTSGSNRTIMQACMTDNDVVVLDRNCHKSIEQGLILTGAKPVYMVPSRNRYGIIGPIYPQEMQPETLQKKISESPLTQGKAGQKPSYSVVTNCTYDGVCYNAKEAQDLLAQTSDRIHFDEAWYGYARFNPIYNDHYAMRGEPGDHNGPTVFATHSTHKLLNALSQASYIHVREGRGAVNFSRFNQAYMMHATTSPLYAICASNDVAVSMMDGNSGLSLTQEVIDEAVDFRQAMARLYKEFTAEGDWFFKPWNKEVVTDPQTGETYDFADAPTQLLTTDQNCWVMRPGESWHGFKDLPDNWSMLDPIKVSILAPGMGDDGELEENGVPAALVTAWLGRHGIVPTRTTDFQIMFLFSMGITRGKWGTLINTLCSFKHHYDANTPLSQVMPELVEEHPDTYANMGIHDLGDTMFAWLKENNPGRRLNAAYSGLPVAEITPREAYNAIVSDNVEMVAIENLPGRIAANSVIPYPPGIPMLLSGENFGDANSPQISYLRSLQSWDHNFPGFEHETEGTEIIDGMYHVMCVKA from the coding sequence ATGAAAGTATTAATTGTTGAAAGCGAATTTCTGCATCAGGACACCTGGGTCGGCCACGCGGTCGAACGTCTGGCGGACGCTCTAAGTCGGCAAAATGTGACCGTCATTAAGTCCACATCATTCGATGATGGTTACGCCATCCTGGCCGCCAATGAGGCCATTGACTGCCTGATGTTCAGCTACCAAATGGAACAACAGGACGAACACCTCAACGTCAGGCAATTGATCGGCAAGCTTCACGAACGCCAGCAAAATGTTCCCGTTTTCCTGCTGGGTGATCGGGAAAAAGCTACCGCATCGCTGGATCGCGATCTGCTGGAGCTTGTCGATGAATTCGCCTGGATTCTGGAAGATACTGCCGACTTTATCGCCGGGCGCGCCGTTGCGGCAATGACCCGTTATCGCCAGCAGCTTCTGCCGCCACTGTTCAGCGCATTGATGAAATACGGCGACATCCATGAATATTCCTGGGCCGCACCGGGCCACCAGGGCGGCGTCGGATTTACCAAAACCCCTGCGGGTCGTTTCTACCATGATTACTACGGTGAAAATCTGTTCCGTAGCGATATGGGTATCGAACGCGCCTCTCTCGGCTCACTGCTTGACCACACCGGCGCATTTGGCGAGAGTGAAAAATATGCCGCCCGCGTCTTTGGCGCTGACCGTTCGTGGTCCGTAGTGGTCGGCACATCCGGCTCTAACCGCACCATCATGCAGGCCTGCATGACCGACAACGACGTGGTCGTTCTGGATCGAAACTGCCATAAATCGATTGAGCAGGGGCTGATCCTCACCGGGGCAAAACCGGTGTATATGGTGCCAAGCCGTAACCGTTACGGCATTATCGGGCCTATCTACCCGCAGGAAATGCAGCCGGAAACGTTGCAGAAAAAAATCAGCGAAAGCCCGCTGACGCAAGGTAAAGCCGGGCAAAAGCCATCTTACAGCGTGGTCACTAACTGTACCTACGACGGCGTCTGCTACAACGCGAAAGAAGCGCAAGACCTGCTGGCACAAACCAGCGATCGTATACACTTCGATGAAGCCTGGTACGGCTATGCGCGCTTCAACCCGATTTACAACGACCACTACGCCATGCGTGGAGAGCCGGGCGACCATAACGGCCCTACCGTATTTGCCACGCACTCCACCCACAAACTGCTGAATGCGCTGTCACAGGCCTCTTACATCCACGTGCGTGAAGGCCGTGGAGCGGTGAATTTCTCCCGCTTTAACCAGGCGTATATGATGCACGCCACCACCTCACCGCTGTATGCCATCTGCGCCTCAAACGACGTGGCGGTCTCAATGATGGACGGTAATAGCGGCCTGTCGCTCACTCAGGAAGTGATCGACGAAGCGGTTGATTTCCGCCAGGCAATGGCGCGGTTATACAAAGAATTCACCGCCGAGGGCGACTGGTTCTTCAAACCGTGGAACAAAGAGGTGGTCACCGATCCACAAACCGGCGAAACCTACGACTTCGCGGATGCTCCGACCCAACTGCTGACCACCGACCAGAATTGCTGGGTGATGCGCCCGGGTGAATCCTGGCACGGCTTTAAAGACCTGCCGGATAACTGGAGCATGCTGGACCCGATTAAGGTCAGCATTCTGGCACCGGGAATGGGCGACGACGGCGAGCTGGAAGAAAATGGCGTGCCGGCCGCGCTGGTCACCGCCTGGCTTGGACGTCACGGTATCGTACCGACCCGCACCACCGACTTCCAGATTATGTTTCTGTTCTCAATGGGGATCACCCGCGGGAAATGGGGCACGCTTATCAACACGCTGTGTTCCTTCAAGCACCATTACGATGCCAATACCCCGCTGTCACAGGTGATGCCGGAACTGGTAGAGGAACATCCTGACACTTACGCCAACATGGGCATTCACGATCTGGGCGACACCATGTTCGCCTGGCTGAAAGAAAATAACCCTGGTAGACGCCTCAATGCGGCCTACTCCGGCCTGCCTGTCGCTGAAATCACCCCGCGCGAAGCCTATAACGCGATCGTGAGCGACAACGTTGAGATGGTAGCCATCGAAAATCTGCCGGGCCGTATTGCCGCCAATTCCGTTATCCCTTACCCACCGGGAATCCCGATGCTGCTGTCCGGGGAAAACTTTGGCGATGCCAATAGCCCACAGATAAGTTACCTGCGTTCGTTGCAATCCTGGGACCATAACTTCCCTGGCTTTGAACATGAAACCGAAGGAACGGAAATTATCGACGGCATGTATCACGTCATGTGCGTGAAAGCATAA